One Flavobacterium sp. 90 DNA segment encodes these proteins:
- a CDS encoding carboxypeptidase-like regulatory domain-containing protein, with translation MKKLLLIIFFLPLITIAQNIKGIIFSQKTDLPIEDTNVFALSSNTGTLSNVKGEFALKLDTKFKDSDTLQFSHIGFITTKISITDLKKLDFKVSLPEDVENLSGVTISANQKLTLKSKLSFKKLSALKNPVFAFGSFLKDEKIYVIGGDASFDSDAFKKVRLEKPDFSLKDYLDEIKYNTTLFYYKGDFSTYNIKTDSWEVSNLKFKKRAFHNIHFYNNSIYVLGGKRISVNGKFEYLQDQIEVLDLDKQTIKTDNTNPHQAANFASFLYKDNIIVMGGSVKMSEKGKKDFSNKMHLYNLTSGYWYELDNMSTAKEATGILIDDKIYLIGGNNGNPISQIESFDLISQKWQIEGELFSGLERPAITYHDNIIYIFENQKMLVYDLKTKQLKEYIVELGLQLSAMYYDTNKLYILGGRTENEYSTIPSANVFSIDTEEFKTTQPNRIKVLSGGSILPKAD, from the coding sequence GTGAAAAAACTACTCCTTATTATCTTTTTTCTGCCATTAATAACAATAGCTCAAAATATAAAAGGCATTATTTTTTCTCAAAAAACAGATCTTCCTATTGAAGACACTAATGTTTTTGCTCTATCGAGTAACACCGGAACTTTATCAAATGTAAAAGGTGAATTTGCATTAAAACTTGACACCAAATTTAAAGACAGTGACACTTTACAGTTTTCTCATATTGGCTTTATTACCACAAAAATCTCCATAACTGATTTAAAGAAATTAGATTTTAAGGTTTCTCTTCCTGAAGATGTCGAAAATTTATCCGGAGTGACCATTTCCGCAAATCAGAAACTGACTTTGAAATCGAAACTTTCCTTTAAGAAGCTTTCAGCTTTAAAGAATCCAGTTTTTGCATTTGGTTCTTTTTTGAAAGATGAAAAAATTTATGTTATTGGTGGAGATGCTTCTTTTGATTCGGATGCTTTTAAAAAAGTCCGATTAGAAAAGCCTGATTTTTCTTTAAAAGATTATTTAGATGAAATAAAATACAACACAACTCTTTTTTATTATAAAGGAGATTTTTCGACCTATAATATTAAAACAGATTCCTGGGAAGTTTCCAATTTAAAATTTAAGAAAAGAGCATTTCATAATATTCACTTCTATAATAACTCTATATACGTTCTTGGAGGAAAGAGAATTTCTGTAAACGGAAAATTCGAATATTTGCAAGATCAAATTGAAGTTTTAGACCTTGACAAACAAACTATTAAAACTGACAACACAAATCCGCATCAAGCTGCTAATTTTGCATCTTTTCTTTATAAGGATAATATTATTGTAATGGGTGGCTCTGTAAAAATGTCCGAAAAAGGTAAAAAAGATTTTTCGAATAAGATGCACTTATACAATCTTACTTCGGGATATTGGTATGAACTAGACAATATGTCAACAGCAAAAGAAGCCACCGGAATTCTAATCGACGACAAAATTTATCTCATTGGCGGCAACAACGGAAATCCTATTTCTCAAATCGAATCTTTTGATTTAATTTCACAAAAATGGCAAATCGAAGGTGAATTATTTTCAGGATTAGAAAGACCCGCTATCACTTATCACGATAACATCATTTATATTTTTGAAAATCAAAAAATGCTTGTGTACGATCTAAAAACTAAACAACTAAAAGAATACATAGTTGAATTAGGCTTGCAACTTTCGGCTATGTATTATGATACTAATAAATTGTATATTTTAGGAGGACGTACTGAAAACGAATATTCTACAATACCTTCTGCAAATGTATTCAGCATTGATACAGAGGAATTTAAAACTACACAACCTAACAGAATTAAAGTTTTATCTGGGGGATCAATTTTACCTAAAGCAGATTAA
- a CDS encoding DUF1810 domain-containing protein translates to MAYSNNDLLRFLDAQNKLYLTAFSEIKKGKKETHWMWFIFPQIKGLGSSDTANYYAINDLKEATEYLEHPILGKHLIEISELFLTFKRKSADGILGDLDARKLRSSMTLFSLVENTNPVFQEVLEAFFSGESDPLTLSIINSTIKSSVETEMV, encoded by the coding sequence ATGGCTTATTCAAACAATGATTTATTGCGCTTTTTAGATGCACAAAACAAACTTTATCTTACTGCTTTTTCTGAAATCAAAAAAGGAAAAAAAGAGACACATTGGATGTGGTTCATTTTTCCTCAGATTAAAGGATTAGGCTCAAGTGATACTGCAAATTATTATGCCATTAACGATCTCAAAGAAGCAACCGAATATTTAGAGCATCCTATTTTAGGGAAACATCTTATAGAAATTTCGGAGTTATTTTTGACTTTCAAACGAAAATCAGCCGATGGAATTTTAGGTGATTTAGATGCACGCAAATTACGTTCTTCTATGACGCTTTTCTCTTTGGTTGAAAATACAAATCCTGTATTTCAGGAAGTTTTAGAAGCTTTTTTCTCAGGAGAATCAGATCCTCTTACCTTATCTATTATTAATTCAACCATAAAATCATCTGTCGAAACTGAAATGGTGTAA
- a CDS encoding LysM peptidoglycan-binding domain-containing protein produces MVFRLIIVLFFFSVGVFSQEKFIKHKISKGENLSVIAKKYGVKTKDIEEANPNAPKVLKLNSVLLIPNNNKKATTKKTEIAANTTPAATSNPGLHEVQEKENLWVISKKYNISVDDLKKANPSLESEALKIGQKLNIPSSAIVSNEKTTKKQNLEKPEIIPSTDVEVIVEVKPKETKYLIAKKYGITVAELERQNPSIKRKLPVGSVLKIRTSKEKADQLIKDSSVASETQVAENTGTTSEAAKPEIVPATTNVEVAVEVQPKETKYAIAKRYGITVKELEKQNPFIKGKLAVGYVLKIRTTKEKADAAAGLSTTPAINDNLATSGQIADNSEIKKDTTTIFRVSNHSDLVNQLIVNATDNIGIRYRSGGTTKAGFDCSGLMICTFNNFDIKLPRSSIEQSRIGMKVNSEEAQKGDLIFFRTNGRRHINHVGMVVEVLDGEIKFVHSSTHGGVMISSTKEPYYGRTFSQVNRVLQ; encoded by the coding sequence ATGGTTTTTAGATTAATTATAGTATTGTTTTTTTTCAGCGTTGGTGTTTTTTCTCAGGAAAAGTTTATCAAGCACAAAATATCAAAAGGAGAAAATCTATCTGTAATTGCTAAAAAATATGGTGTAAAAACTAAAGACATTGAAGAAGCCAATCCCAATGCACCCAAAGTTCTAAAATTAAATTCGGTCTTGTTAATTCCGAATAACAATAAAAAAGCTACTACGAAAAAAACTGAAATTGCTGCCAATACAACTCCCGCAGCAACATCAAATCCAGGTTTGCACGAAGTGCAGGAAAAAGAAAATCTCTGGGTAATTTCAAAAAAATACAATATCTCTGTCGATGATTTAAAAAAAGCAAATCCTTCATTGGAAAGTGAAGCTTTGAAGATAGGACAGAAGCTTAATATTCCGTCTAGTGCTATTGTGTCAAATGAAAAGACAACGAAAAAGCAAAATCTAGAGAAACCAGAAATAATTCCTTCTACAGATGTCGAGGTTATTGTTGAGGTAAAACCAAAAGAAACGAAATATCTGATTGCTAAAAAATACGGAATAACAGTTGCAGAATTAGAACGCCAAAATCCATCAATTAAAAGAAAGTTGCCTGTAGGATCTGTTTTAAAAATTAGAACATCAAAAGAAAAAGCAGATCAGCTGATAAAAGATAGTTCTGTTGCTTCTGAAACTCAGGTTGCAGAAAATACCGGAACAACTTCAGAAGCTGCAAAACCAGAAATTGTTCCTGCAACAACAAATGTAGAAGTTGCAGTTGAAGTTCAGCCAAAAGAAACAAAATATGCAATTGCTAAACGATACGGAATAACAGTTAAAGAACTGGAAAAGCAAAATCCGTTTATCAAAGGAAAATTAGCGGTAGGTTATGTATTAAAAATTCGTACTACAAAAGAAAAAGCTGATGCCGCAGCAGGTTTGTCAACAACTCCGGCAATTAATGATAATTTAGCAACTTCGGGTCAGATTGCTGATAATTCGGAAATTAAAAAAGATACCACTACAATATTTAGAGTAAGTAATCATTCGGATTTAGTAAATCAATTGATTGTAAATGCAACTGATAATATTGGGATAAGATATCGATCGGGCGGAACCACAAAAGCAGGGTTTGACTGTTCAGGATTAATGATTTGTACTTTTAATAATTTTGATATTAAGCTCCCAAGAAGTTCTATCGAGCAATCTAGAATTGGAATGAAAGTCAATTCAGAAGAAGCGCAAAAAGGAGATTTAATCTTCTTTAGAACCAATGGAAGAAGGCATATCAACCATGTTGGAATGGTAGTTGAGGTTTTGGACGGAGAAATTAAATTTGTTCATTCTTCAACACACGGTGGCGTAATGATTTCTTCAACTAAAGAACCTTATTACGGAAGAACCTTTTCGCAAGTAAATCGCGTTTTACAATAG
- a CDS encoding amino acid permease yields the protein MQENDQENFKRELGLLDGTMLVVGSMIGSGIFIVSADIARQVGSAGWLTLIWLISGLITIIAAVSYGELSAMFPKAGGQYVYLKEAYNKLIAFLYGWSFFAVIQTGTIAAVGVAFSKFAAYLYEPLSDENILYELGSFKLNAAQLVSIVTIILLTFINSRGVKNGKILQTVLTIIKILSLLGLIVFGLTLGAKASIWDANWTDAWTPRSYNAESGSWLPIGGTALITGISAAMVGSLFSSDAWNGVTFIAGEIKNPKRNVGFSLFLGTFIVTIIYVLTNLMYLAVVPLNEIATAKSDRVAVVASHYIFGNIGTLIIAIMIMISTFACNNGLIMAGARVYYTMAKDGLFFKKAAVLNKSSVPAWALWAQCIWASALCLTGKYGDLLDFVIIIVLIFYILTIYGIFILRKKMPDLERPYKAFGYPFLPMLYIVIAAAICVSLLITKFSTCGWGVLIMLTGIPVYYLTKPKED from the coding sequence ATGCAAGAAAACGACCAGGAAAATTTTAAAAGAGAACTCGGATTATTAGACGGAACCATGCTTGTTGTAGGTTCGATGATTGGATCCGGAATATTTATTGTAAGTGCTGATATCGCCAGACAAGTAGGTTCTGCAGGATGGTTAACGCTAATTTGGTTAATCTCAGGATTGATCACAATTATAGCCGCAGTAAGTTACGGAGAGTTGAGTGCAATGTTCCCAAAAGCAGGAGGGCAGTATGTATATCTAAAAGAAGCTTATAATAAACTAATCGCGTTTTTATACGGTTGGAGTTTTTTCGCCGTAATTCAAACCGGAACCATTGCAGCTGTTGGGGTGGCATTCTCAAAATTCGCAGCTTATCTATATGAGCCGCTAAGTGATGAAAATATACTTTATGAATTGGGATCTTTTAAACTCAATGCAGCACAATTAGTATCAATTGTTACCATTATCTTACTGACTTTTATTAATAGCCGTGGTGTTAAAAACGGAAAAATTCTTCAAACTGTCCTTACGATTATCAAAATACTGTCATTATTAGGTTTAATAGTTTTCGGATTAACATTAGGAGCAAAAGCTTCTATTTGGGATGCGAACTGGACAGATGCCTGGACTCCTCGTTCGTATAATGCCGAAAGTGGTTCATGGTTACCAATTGGCGGAACAGCTTTGATTACGGGAATTTCTGCTGCAATGGTTGGATCTTTATTCTCAAGTGACGCTTGGAATGGTGTGACTTTTATCGCTGGAGAAATTAAAAATCCAAAAAGGAATGTTGGTTTCAGCTTATTTTTAGGGACCTTTATTGTGACAATTATTTATGTACTGACAAATTTGATGTACTTGGCTGTAGTTCCGTTAAACGAAATTGCAACAGCAAAATCAGATAGAGTAGCAGTTGTAGCTTCGCATTATATTTTTGGAAACATTGGAACACTGATCATTGCAATTATGATCATGATTTCGACTTTTGCCTGCAACAACGGATTAATTATGGCTGGTGCAAGAGTATATTATACAATGGCAAAAGATGGTTTGTTCTTTAAAAAAGCAGCTGTTTTAAACAAATCAAGTGTTCCGGCTTGGGCACTTTGGGCGCAATGTATTTGGGCTTCGGCTTTATGTTTGACAGGTAAATATGGAGACTTATTAGATTTCGTAATCATCATTGTATTGATTTTTTATATACTAACAATCTACGGAATCTTCATCTTACGCAAAAAAATGCCGGATTTAGAAAGACCTTACAAGGCATTTGGATACCCGTTTTTGCCAATGTTGTATATTGTGATCGCAGCGGCAATTTGTGTTTCTTTATTAATTACAAAATTCTCAACTTGTGGTTGGGGAGTATTAATTATGCTAACAGGAATTCCGGTATATTACCTAACAAAACCGAAAGAAGATTAA
- a CDS encoding response regulator codes for MELNSLFLLIEDNLIDQLVTKQLLKKVFSIEQVSIANNGKEGIQWLNNNKRINHQPLIILLDIQMPIMNGFEFLDEFHKLSKDAKKGVQIYVLSSTLDADEIKLIEENEYVTDFLNKPFPIEELKTKFL; via the coding sequence ATGGAACTTAATTCTTTGTTTTTATTAATTGAAGACAACCTGATTGACCAGCTTGTTACGAAACAATTACTAAAAAAAGTTTTTAGTATTGAACAAGTATCTATTGCAAATAATGGAAAAGAAGGAATTCAATGGCTTAACAATAACAAAAGAATTAACCACCAACCACTTATCATCTTGCTAGACATTCAAATGCCAATTATGAATGGCTTTGAGTTTCTGGATGAATTTCACAAACTCAGTAAAGATGCAAAAAAAGGAGTTCAGATTTATGTACTTTCTTCAACCTTAGATGCTGACGAAATTAAACTAATAGAAGAAAATGAGTATGTAACTGATTTTTTAAACAAACCATTCCCAATTGAGGAATTGAAAACTAAGTTTTTATAG
- a CDS encoding HAMP domain-containing sensor histidine kinase: MFKVNFFSKLRFPNVFILLLIVFISCALLICINIFTIKILSANRAYVNGESHYSKGQKDASRHLITYLFTKDKNQWKLYQEELKVPQGDGIARETLMKAGDNEVARKALLVGRNHQEDLDDLIWLFVNFKQVSYLSKAINEWGQGDQLIFKLFVIGEQINAKINHNILSIEDQKKFLQEISVISDKLTINERNFSNTLGEGTRKIKFLLTIFNVIFILIIVCSVCLYYSIMVKRLLFSKKETEAKNENLILVNHELDRFVYSASHDLRSPITSLKGLIEITQLEDDVDQIKDYLSLMYQSLTKQDQFISDIIDYSKNKRKLIIVEPVSLQDLFNEAISQLMHIENANRITFRQELLIDQIQSDGLRLKIIISNLISNAIKYADNSKQEMFISIKTYIQEGFNKIEVADNGIGINDEFKDYIFEMYYGTNKNKGSGLGLYIVKEAVENIKGNISVFSESNIGSKFIVTIPNAYGT, from the coding sequence ATGTTTAAGGTCAATTTTTTCAGCAAACTGCGTTTCCCAAATGTTTTTATTCTTTTATTAATCGTATTTATTTCTTGCGCTTTATTAATTTGTATTAACATTTTTACGATCAAAATCTTATCCGCTAACAGAGCATATGTTAATGGCGAATCACATTATTCAAAAGGTCAAAAAGATGCTTCACGCCACCTTATAACTTATCTTTTTACCAAAGACAAGAATCAGTGGAAATTGTATCAGGAGGAATTAAAGGTTCCGCAAGGAGATGGTATTGCCCGCGAAACACTTATGAAAGCCGGCGACAATGAAGTTGCCCGAAAAGCACTACTTGTTGGCAGAAATCATCAGGAAGATCTTGATGATTTGATTTGGCTATTTGTGAACTTCAAACAGGTTTCTTATTTATCAAAAGCAATAAATGAATGGGGTCAGGGAGATCAATTAATCTTTAAATTATTTGTTATTGGCGAACAAATCAATGCCAAAATAAATCACAATATCCTAAGTATTGAAGATCAGAAAAAATTCCTTCAGGAAATTAGTGTCATAAGTGATAAACTAACTATTAACGAACGAAATTTTTCGAATACATTAGGAGAAGGAACCCGCAAAATCAAGTTTTTACTAACCATTTTCAATGTTATTTTCATCTTGATTATAGTTTGTAGTGTTTGCCTATATTATTCGATAATGGTAAAACGCTTATTATTTTCAAAGAAAGAAACCGAAGCTAAAAACGAAAATCTGATTCTTGTCAATCATGAACTTGATCGCTTTGTTTATAGCGCCTCACATGATTTAAGATCGCCTATAACTTCTTTAAAAGGTTTAATTGAAATTACACAATTGGAAGATGATGTTGATCAAATTAAAGATTATCTAAGTTTAATGTATCAAAGCCTCACAAAGCAAGATCAATTTATTAGCGACATTATTGATTACTCAAAAAATAAACGAAAATTAATTATAGTAGAACCTGTGAGTTTACAAGACTTGTTCAATGAAGCTATCTCACAATTGATGCATATTGAGAATGCAAACAGAATAACTTTTAGACAAGAATTACTGATTGATCAAATTCAGAGTGATGGTTTACGTCTAAAAATCATTATCAGTAATCTAATTTCTAATGCTATAAAATATGCTGATAATAGTAAACAGGAAATGTTTATCTCTATAAAAACTTATATTCAGGAAGGCTTTAATAAAATTGAAGTTGCCGATAACGGAATTGGCATCAACGATGAATTTAAGGATTATATTTTTGAAATGTATTATGGTACAAATAAAAACAAAGGATCTGGTTTAGGTCTTTATATTGTAAAAGAAGCTGTCGAGAATATTAAAGGAAACATTTCCGTGTTTTCAGAAAGCAATATCGGCAGTAAGTTTATTGTAACAATTCCTAACGCCTATGGAACTTAA
- a CDS encoding exonuclease domain-containing protein, translated as MKKQEYAIVDIETTGGNASGSRITEIAIIIHDGENVIERYETLVNPEKEIPISIFALTGINNEMVANAPIFDDISEKVLEMLTDRIFVAHNVNFDYSFVRHQLEQAGFKWTARKLCTVRAARKIRPGFSSYSLGKLCNSLDIPLENQHRAGGDAAATAILFSRLLEWDDEGHIEQMIKNTAQDQRLPPNLPPEDFDNLPEKPGVYYFYNEVNKVIYVGKAVNIKKRVASHFSGHKINPQRQNFLRDIYSISFEVCGNELMALLLECTEIKHLWPTYNRALKRFEPKFGLYEYEARNGYKYLAIGKLNKFQSCIEHFSSLHEATNILRGLAERFDIDYRFCKYSKPEEGEVFQNKDKDLPDVSLHNEQVGNAIDFLLNNRPSFAIIEKGRTAGERSCIWIENGHFYGMGYIPSDVAITDSSEIKDYATPYKSNQYIVQLIFAYAEKNPRKVFFNKNLLKSGI; from the coding sequence ATGAAAAAGCAAGAATACGCCATAGTAGATATCGAAACCACCGGTGGAAACGCCAGTGGCAGCCGCATTACCGAAATTGCCATTATCATTCATGACGGAGAAAACGTGATTGAACGATATGAAACGCTTGTGAATCCCGAAAAGGAAATTCCAATTTCGATTTTTGCCTTAACAGGAATTAATAATGAAATGGTAGCTAATGCGCCAATCTTTGATGATATTTCGGAGAAAGTACTAGAAATGCTTACAGATCGAATCTTCGTGGCGCATAATGTCAATTTTGATTATTCATTTGTTCGTCATCAACTCGAACAAGCAGGTTTTAAATGGACAGCCAGAAAGTTGTGTACCGTTCGCGCAGCCAGAAAAATCAGACCAGGTTTCTCCTCCTATAGTTTAGGAAAACTTTGTAATTCGCTTGATATACCTTTAGAAAACCAACATCGTGCCGGCGGAGATGCAGCTGCCACGGCAATATTATTTTCGCGATTACTCGAATGGGACGATGAAGGTCATATTGAACAAATGATCAAAAACACGGCACAAGATCAGCGTTTACCTCCTAATCTTCCGCCAGAAGATTTTGATAATTTACCTGAAAAACCGGGTGTATATTATTTTTATAATGAGGTAAATAAAGTAATCTATGTGGGTAAAGCGGTTAATATAAAAAAACGTGTTGCTTCTCATTTTAGCGGACACAAAATTAATCCGCAAAGGCAAAATTTCTTGCGCGATATTTACTCGATTTCCTTTGAAGTTTGTGGCAACGAATTGATGGCTCTTTTATTAGAATGTACCGAAATTAAACATCTTTGGCCAACTTATAACAGAGCTTTAAAACGATTTGAACCCAAATTTGGGCTGTATGAATATGAAGCCCGTAACGGATACAAATATCTCGCTATTGGAAAACTCAATAAATTTCAGTCTTGTATTGAGCATTTTAGTAGCTTACACGAAGCAACAAATATATTGCGAGGTTTGGCAGAACGATTTGACATTGATTATAGATTTTGCAAATATTCAAAACCTGAAGAAGGTGAAGTATTTCAAAATAAAGATAAAGATTTACCCGATGTTTCGCTCCACAATGAGCAAGTCGGCAATGCTATTGATTTTTTATTAAACAACAGACCTTCTTTTGCGATTATAGAAAAAGGAAGAACGGCAGGAGAAAGAAGTTGTATCTGGATAGAAAATGGTCATTTTTATGGTATGGGATATATTCCGTCAGATGTTGCGATTACTGATTCTTCAGAAATAAAAGATTATGCTACGCCTTATAAAAGCAATCAATACATTGTACAATTGATTTTTGCTTATGCGGAAAAAAATCCGCGAAAAGTTTTTTTCAATAAGAACTTGCTAAAATCAGGAATATGA
- a CDS encoding alpha-ketoglutarate-dependent dioxygenase AlkB, whose product MTLFSDTELFATGLKGKKIFDLPDAELILIDNFFTKEESDRFYEKILHQTKWREYEMEMYDKIVTAPRMISWYEDKDNVGADQNGPDWTYNLLTIRGRVERETQIEFNSLLLNLYRDGNDGVSWHSDKEHNSGPNPIIASVTFGETRMFRLRHKFRKEIPQVEIPLHHGSFLLMAGTTNSFWQHQVPKTAKNVLPRINLTFRRTNRSE is encoded by the coding sequence ATGACACTATTTAGCGATACCGAATTATTTGCCACAGGTTTAAAAGGAAAAAAAATATTTGACCTGCCTGATGCAGAACTTATTTTGATCGATAACTTTTTTACCAAAGAAGAATCTGATCGCTTTTATGAAAAAATACTTCATCAAACTAAATGGAGAGAATATGAAATGGAAATGTATGATAAAATTGTTACGGCTCCCCGAATGATTTCGTGGTATGAAGACAAAGATAATGTTGGAGCAGATCAAAATGGTCCAGATTGGACTTATAATTTATTAACGATTAGAGGCCGTGTCGAAAGAGAAACTCAGATTGAATTTAATAGTCTCTTGCTTAATTTATACCGAGATGGCAATGATGGTGTTTCGTGGCATAGCGACAAAGAACATAACTCGGGACCAAATCCAATTATTGCTTCGGTAACTTTTGGGGAAACCAGAATGTTCAGACTTCGTCATAAATTTCGCAAAGAAATTCCGCAAGTAGAAATTCCTTTGCATCACGGATCTTTTCTATTAATGGCGGGAACAACCAATAGTTTCTGGCAACATCAGGTTCCTAAAACAGCCAAAAATGTATTGCCACGAATCAATTTAACCTTTAGACGAACTAACCGAAGCGAATGA